From the genome of Penaeus monodon isolate SGIC_2016 chromosome 16, NSTDA_Pmon_1, whole genome shotgun sequence, one region includes:
- the LOC119582670 gene encoding zinc finger protein 628-like: MMLVESSVDTPAMSPEGCTSPQPSDGEEGKGRVFACTMCSYRTDRKNNLKRHTLTMHELSPALLECCGLRFLNKAELRMHTHKFHRDGYHCDVCGRVFCRKALLKRHYSVHSGFKEFSCHFCGYETSHKSNLERHMRVHRKDGAPLPQHLLEGGFLPELSQPSATFSTAMNFRSGLLPAQPRPVLPLFSDHHPHLYSTPGAPTPAWPAWPVLTPHTPPAPSAPTLPQHLLQKAQQVTSQPEGQTADFLPEVVTPKKQGPRRGFSVSALLGDDPRPDDVKEEKDRVELKPPISSTPLPTPIQTSPGSLHGLFRLPASSPQSLSPDAARVCGSLTSITPTRIQRPTPIHANSPSFAHAQSPVTMYPSVDMHASLQALMHAQSPILSPPASLSIPRCRSPLPAQAESPAAPLSPMPQVHCSFSPPQHPQSPATHAHSPVRAQTPKNDHHDSGASSGYGSPGLDESPRLHAFEPIRRPMREEEEEEEDAGVMKSASLYHHAHVEGAGEQADDEMEVDQEYVPKKLRVSKKYKGMMGSCNDIL; this comes from the exons ATGATGTTGGTGGAATCAAGTGTGGATACCCCGGCGATGTCTCCCGAAGGCTGCACTTCCCCGCAGCCAAGTGACGGCGAGGAGGGCAAGGGCCGAGTGTTCGCCTGTACAATGTGTTCGTACCGCACAGACCGCAAGAACAACCTCAAGAGGCACACGCTGACGATGCACGAGCTTTCCCCGGCGCTTCTGGAGTGTTGCGGCCTGCGCTTCCTCAACAAGGCCGAGCTGAGAATGCACACGCACAAGTTCCACCGCGACGGCTACCACTGCGACGTGTGCGGCCGCGTCTTCTGCCGGAAGGCGCTCTTGAAGCGCCATTACTCGGTCCACTCTGGCTTCAAGGAGTTCTCGTGCCATTTCTGCGGTTACGAGACGAGCCACAAGAGCAACCTGGAGCGCCACATGCGAGTGCACCGTAAGGATGGGGCCCCTTTGCCTCAGCATCTCCTCGAGGGAGGCTTCCTGCCAGAACTGTCTCAGCCTAGCGCCACTTTCTCAACCGCGATGAATTTCCGCAGCGGCCTCCTGCCAGCCCAACCACGCCCTGTCCTGCCCCTGTTTTCTGATCACCATCCTCACCTCTACTCCACTCCCGGAGCGCCCACGCCTGCATGGCCAGCCTGGCCTGTGCTCACCCCACACACGCCGCCCGCTCCCTCCGCCCCCACTCTACCGCAGCAcctcctgcagaaggcccagCAGGTCACGAGCCAGCCGGAGGGTCAGACGGCGGATTTCCTCCCCGAAGTCGTCACCCCAAAGAAGCAAGGGCCGCGACGTGGCTTCAGTGTGTCCGCTCTGCTGGGCGACGACCCGCGACCCGACGACgtaaaggaagagaaggacagGGTTGAACTGAAGCCTCCCATCAGTTCCACGCCCCTGCCGACGCCCATCCAGACCAGCCCGGGGAGCCTCCACG GTCTGTTCCGCCTGCCCGCGTCTTCGCCCCAGTCATTGTCTCCGGACGCCGCTCGAGTGTGTGGTTCTCTCACTAGTATAACGCCCACGAGAATTCAGAGACCTACGCCCATCCATGCCAACAGCCCGTCCTTCGCCCATGCACAGTCCCCGGTCACCATGTACCCCTCAGTCGACATGCACGCGTCCCTGCAGGCACTCATGCATGCCCAGTCTCCGATCCTTTCGCCGCCTGCCAGCCTGTCCATCCCGCGGTGCCGCTCGCCTCTGCCTGCCCAGGCTGAGTCTCCGGCGGCGCCCCTCTCGCCCATGCCCCAGGTTCACTGCTCCTTCAGCCCGCCACAGCACCCACAGAGCCCTGCCACCCACGCTCACTCTCCCGTCCGAGCGCAGACGCCCAAGAACGACCACCATGACTCCGGTGCGTCTTCGGGCTACGGATCGCCCGGCCTGGACGAGTCGCCGAGGCTCCACGCCTTCGAGCCCATCCGTAGGCCCatgcgagaggaagaggaggaggaggaggacgcggGCGTGATGAAAAGTGCGTCACTGTACCACCACGCCCACGTCGAGGGCGCAGGCGAGCAAGCCGATGACGAGATGGAAGTCGACCAGGAATATGTGCCCAAGAAGCTCCGTGTCTCCAAGAAGTACAAAGGCATGATGGGCTCCTGTAATGACATCCTGTAG